In Rhodovulum sulfidophilum DSM 1374, the following are encoded in one genomic region:
- a CDS encoding LuxR C-terminal-related transcriptional regulator, producing the protein MTIKVLVADDHELLRDTLELYFQQSDGVDADFVGDYPSALEKMQGETEYDLVLLDYSMRGMNGLEGLKAALDVAGSNRVALMSGIAPRDVAAEALNLGAAGFVPKTLSAKSLLSAVRFMAEGERYAPIDFLMGEDQTSLANPLAEKLLSREVQVLRRLRAGMSNKEIARELGVTEPTVKLYLKSLFRKINVNNRTQAALFAQENGLF; encoded by the coding sequence ATGACGATTAAGGTATTGGTTGCTGACGATCACGAACTTCTGCGGGACACGCTGGAGCTTTATTTTCAACAGTCCGACGGGGTCGATGCCGACTTCGTCGGCGACTATCCGTCCGCGCTGGAAAAGATGCAGGGAGAGACGGAATACGATCTCGTTCTGCTGGATTACAGCATGCGGGGCATGAACGGGCTCGAGGGGCTGAAGGCCGCGCTCGATGTCGCCGGATCGAACCGGGTGGCGCTGATGTCGGGCATCGCTCCGCGCGATGTGGCAGCCGAGGCGCTTAACCTCGGGGCGGCGGGGTTTGTGCCGAAGACGCTCTCGGCCAAGTCGCTGCTGAGTGCGGTGCGCTTCATGGCCGAAGGCGAGCGCTATGCGCCGATCGACTTTCTGATGGGCGAGGATCAGACCAGCCTGGCGAATCCGCTGGCCGAAAAGCTTCTGAGCCGCGAGGTGCAGGTGTTGCGGCGGCTTCGGGCGGGGATGTCGAACAAGGAGATCGCCCGTGAACTGGGCGTCACCGAGCCGACGGTCAAGCTCTATCTGAAATCGCTTTTCCGCAAGATCAACGTCAATAATCGTACCCAGGCCGCGTTGTTCGCGCAGGAAAACGGTTTGTTCTAG
- a CDS encoding PAS domain-containing protein has product MQWTLEQICAILKVSEEGLGAAIAEVLNELTAALGATRAQLLRPSADGRWLILEMVWQREPGPFTGLVRIEASALPAAWWAAFQAEAPLVCDDLANCDPALFPANSAALAGIGAVLAVPFSLDGRFAGALLLSAPAGRLLPEAVPTEALAALAQTIGSRLGCADLAMPRTSRPLSDEAGGVAPAADAVSTADTVLTFDGDGRVTGCCSRDDRAVADGLEGLAGMMPEDFLLPEQTARLRAAFDHCRIGGASSPFPLRLPTRAGPREMRAMVFERAAPEAAPEGAPAGLGLLLQDVSGAGPDRRHAGMCARAMEAMSVPAVMTDASCRIAWMNAAFERRTGFGFFEALGSTPAELLRIEMPVPGDGDRLSAARLARRPIRIEIQCRTKSGAAILLDVSIVPLFDAAGTCLGTFATAIDISERRARETALAGGEGSVRTARDALVNALEALPDGFACFDAEDRLVICNARFRDMLPMAGTPIVPGLGFRELFESALRQGMPRGDPEQRARWIAGQETARCCGARILEGERRDGGWLRLSDLPTSDGGRVVLCTDITALKRDARRTREKLVAAMDASVDGVAITDSAGAYLYMNRACREMLGIGAGADIRAHVWQEFHSEEEVARIRAVSERPLQTRGIWTGLVVARRTDGGSVEQEVSVTRQADGCKLCISRDVSERRRVERNALRLREELQLAQRRQVIAQVAAGLMHDFNNLLATVSGSATLLRNGGDAESNIARILAASAQAGALVNRLASLEQRAHRPDLIDLRDPLEEAVNLVRAGAGSGLSLTLRLPSEPMLAVADPTDVIQVFLNLLLNARDAICWRTPQACRGEITVTAELAHGRALRRKPRIGQLLPDRRYFRICVSDNGSGIGWAVRRRLFEPYFSTKGNGGTGLGLSIVEGAVTENGGAIGLQSRRGCGSRFSVFWPEAGEEPHEDLCAAGPPCGRLAGRRILLSDGDQEALRILSVYLETAGAEVAASNNPEDILEAVRSDPENWDLLVTDFDMPRLTGADLAAAVRTYAPDLPALLVTALPDRHLRSGAARRDLFSGVLGKPVASVDLVAGAVAAIGGRQTER; this is encoded by the coding sequence ATGCAATGGACGCTGGAACAGATCTGCGCCATCCTGAAGGTGTCGGAAGAGGGGCTCGGCGCGGCCATCGCCGAGGTGCTGAACGAGTTGACCGCGGCCCTCGGGGCGACGCGGGCCCAGTTGTTGCGGCCGAGTGCCGACGGGCGCTGGCTGATCCTCGAGATGGTCTGGCAACGCGAGCCCGGGCCCTTCACCGGCCTGGTCCGGATCGAGGCTTCGGCGCTTCCGGCCGCCTGGTGGGCCGCGTTCCAGGCCGAGGCCCCCCTGGTCTGCGATGATCTTGCGAATTGCGATCCGGCCCTGTTTCCGGCCAATTCCGCCGCCCTGGCCGGGATCGGTGCGGTGCTGGCGGTTCCGTTCAGCCTCGATGGCCGCTTTGCCGGGGCGCTCCTGCTGTCGGCTCCGGCAGGCCGGCTTCTGCCCGAGGCGGTTCCGACCGAGGCGCTCGCCGCGCTTGCCCAGACGATAGGGTCTCGTCTTGGCTGTGCCGATCTCGCCATGCCCCGGACGTCGCGGCCGCTGTCGGACGAAGCCGGCGGCGTGGCGCCTGCGGCCGATGCGGTGTCGACGGCCGATACCGTGTTGACCTTCGACGGCGACGGACGGGTAACCGGGTGTTGCAGCCGGGATGACCGCGCCGTGGCCGACGGGCTGGAGGGGCTCGCCGGGATGATGCCCGAGGATTTCCTGCTGCCCGAACAGACCGCCCGGCTGCGCGCGGCCTTCGATCACTGCCGCATCGGGGGCGCGTCGAGCCCGTTTCCGCTGCGCCTGCCGACCCGGGCCGGGCCGCGCGAGATGCGGGCGATGGTCTTCGAGCGGGCCGCCCCGGAAGCGGCGCCCGAGGGCGCTCCGGCCGGTCTCGGTCTCCTGCTGCAGGATGTTTCCGGTGCCGGGCCCGATCGGCGGCATGCCGGGATGTGCGCCCGGGCCATGGAGGCGATGAGCGTTCCGGCGGTGATGACCGACGCATCCTGTCGCATCGCCTGGATGAATGCCGCCTTCGAACGCCGCACCGGCTTCGGCTTTTTCGAAGCGCTCGGCAGCACACCCGCAGAGCTTCTTCGGATCGAGATGCCGGTGCCCGGCGATGGCGACCGCCTGAGCGCGGCGCGTCTCGCCCGCCGTCCGATCCGTATCGAAATTCAGTGCCGGACCAAATCGGGCGCGGCGATCCTCCTCGACGTCTCGATCGTGCCGCTCTTCGATGCGGCGGGCACCTGTCTCGGAACCTTCGCGACGGCGATCGACATCAGCGAACGCCGGGCGCGCGAGACCGCGCTTGCCGGGGGCGAAGGGTCGGTCCGCACCGCCCGGGACGCACTGGTGAACGCGCTCGAGGCATTGCCGGACGGCTTTGCCTGTTTCGATGCCGAGGACCGTCTGGTGATCTGCAATGCCCGGTTCCGGGATATGCTGCCGATGGCGGGTACCCCGATCGTGCCGGGCCTGGGCTTTCGCGAGCTCTTCGAGAGCGCTTTGAGGCAAGGCATGCCCCGGGGCGATCCGGAGCAGCGCGCCCGCTGGATCGCCGGGCAGGAGACGGCTCGATGCTGCGGCGCGCGGATTCTGGAGGGCGAGCGTCGCGATGGAGGCTGGCTGCGCCTGAGCGACTTGCCGACCTCGGATGGCGGCCGCGTCGTGTTGTGCACCGACATCACCGCGCTCAAGCGCGACGCCCGGCGGACGCGCGAGAAACTGGTCGCGGCGATGGACGCGTCGGTCGACGGCGTCGCCATCACCGACAGCGCCGGGGCGTATCTCTACATGAACCGGGCCTGCCGCGAGATGCTCGGGATCGGCGCCGGGGCGGATATCCGGGCCCATGTCTGGCAGGAGTTCCATTCCGAGGAGGAGGTCGCGCGCATTCGGGCGGTCTCGGAGCGGCCGTTGCAGACCCGCGGCATCTGGACCGGCCTCGTGGTAGCACGCAGAACCGATGGCGGAAGCGTCGAGCAGGAAGTATCGGTGACCCGGCAGGCCGATGGCTGCAAGCTCTGCATCAGCCGCGACGTGTCCGAGCGCCGGCGGGTCGAACGCAACGCGCTGCGCCTGCGCGAAGAGCTGCAGCTCGCGCAGCGCCGTCAGGTGATCGCCCAGGTTGCAGCCGGGCTGATGCATGACTTCAACAACCTGCTGGCGACGGTGTCCGGCTCGGCCACGCTGTTGCGCAACGGGGGCGATGCCGAGAGCAATATCGCCCGCATCTTGGCCGCCAGCGCGCAGGCCGGGGCGCTGGTCAACCGGCTGGCCTCGCTGGAGCAGCGCGCGCATCGTCCCGACCTGATCGATCTGCGCGATCCGCTCGAGGAGGCGGTCAACCTGGTCCGGGCCGGTGCCGGCAGCGGATTGTCGCTGACGCTTCGCCTGCCGAGCGAGCCGATGCTGGCGGTCGCCGACCCGACCGATGTGATCCAGGTTTTTCTGAACCTTTTGCTGAACGCGCGCGATGCGATCTGCTGGCGGACCCCGCAGGCCTGCCGCGGTGAGATCACGGTGACCGCCGAACTGGCCCATGGTCGTGCCCTGCGCCGCAAGCCTCGGATCGGCCAGCTCTTGCCGGATCGGCGCTATTTCCGTATTTGCGTTAGCGATAACGGCTCCGGCATCGGCTGGGCGGTCCGGCGGCGTCTGTTCGAGCCATATTTCTCGACCAAGGGCAACGGGGGCACCGGTCTGGGCCTGTCGATCGTCGAGGGTGCGGTGACCGAAAATGGCGGGGCCATCGGGCTGCAGAGCCGCCGCGGCTGCGGCTCCCGGTTCAGTGTGTTCTGGCCCGAGGCCGGAGAGGAGCCGCATGAAGACCTGTGCGCGGCAGGGCCGCCCTGCGGCCGGCTGGCCGGCCGCAGGATATTGCTTTCCGACGGCGATCAGGAGGCGTTGCGTATCCTGTCAGTCTATCTTGAAACGGCCGGCGCCGAAGTGGCGGCGAGCAACAACCCAGAGGATATTCTGGAGGCCGTCCGCAGCGATCCCGAGAATTGGGATCTTCTGGTGACGGATTTCGACATGCCGAGGCTGACCGGAGCCGATCTGGCTGCCGCGGTGCGGACATATGCGCCGGACCTGCCGGCTCTGCTGGTCACGGCCCTGCCCGACCGGCATCTGCGGTCGGGAGCGGCCCGCCGCGATCTGTTTTCCGGTGTCCTCGGCAAGCCGGTTGCCTCGGTCGATCTTGTCGCCGGGGCCGTGGCTGCGATTGGAGGAAGACAGACAGAACGATGA
- a CDS encoding polysaccharide biosynthesis tyrosine autokinase, with protein MTEPYPRSTTPPAATTPQQDDDIDLSTLFASVWAARGAMLKGAAAALVLAAVMLLFSTPSYRATALLQLEERSNQLMLPTDMADLLETSPRAATEIEIVGSRRILGQAVAALHLDWSARPMRLPLVGGVLARTGLGLPQIGFLTRYDTGDAGIALTQLAVPPDWVGLELTAIRTGPESFRLTDPEGRVHDGRVGVPLRLSEKGFTIEIGRLDGEIGRGFRIVQVSVSDMVRRLRGMLGVSEKGRDTGILQLSLVSDDRRRAARVLDAVTEAYVRQNIDRNAAEAASSLDFIREQLPEAVERVRQAELKLNRFREQAQAIDLTAEAQGLLEQLRVLDAELRQLDTKEDELQRRFTPNHPEYRNLLNERARAEQRRKRLEDEVGALPETQREVLNLTQELELAREIYTQLRVREQEVAVLRASAVGNVRVIDSAETAPDPVSPRVGLTLLVGLVLGAVAALAWRLLAQAIRRGIRAPEEIEALGLPVFATVPLVSDMPRQRPGTPPPILARDMPRGLAAEAFRSLRTALRFGLIDAERRSIAITGPTPDAGKSFVSLNLAMVMAQADQSVCLIDADMRRGELARRLGLPDGLPGLSDYLAGDTELDAVLRPAPVGGLSLIPTGIYPPNPSEMMMRPRFAEMIEMLGRRFDCVIVDCPPILVVTDAVIVARAVGATVLVARHGSTAPGEMAAAMRALDGAGRPAHAAVLNGFERRHARPGREEGYYGYGYGYGYSYEAPIQRD; from the coding sequence ATGACCGAGCCGTATCCCCGATCCACCACGCCGCCCGCGGCCACCACGCCGCAGCAGGACGACGACATCGACCTGTCGACGCTCTTCGCTTCGGTCTGGGCGGCGCGCGGGGCGATGCTGAAGGGCGCGGCTGCGGCGCTGGTGCTCGCCGCCGTGATGCTTCTGTTCAGCACGCCGAGCTATCGCGCCACCGCGCTTCTGCAGCTCGAGGAGCGCAGCAACCAGTTGATGCTGCCGACCGACATGGCCGATCTTCTGGAGACGTCACCGCGCGCCGCGACCGAGATCGAGATCGTCGGCTCGCGCCGGATCCTCGGTCAGGCAGTGGCCGCGCTTCATCTCGACTGGAGCGCCCGGCCGATGCGGCTGCCGCTGGTCGGGGGCGTGCTGGCGCGCACCGGGCTCGGGCTGCCCCAGATCGGCTTTCTGACCCGCTACGATACCGGCGATGCCGGGATCGCGCTGACACAGCTCGCGGTGCCGCCGGACTGGGTGGGGCTCGAGCTGACCGCGATCCGGACCGGGCCCGAGAGCTTCCGGCTGACCGATCCGGAGGGCCGGGTCCATGACGGTCGGGTGGGGGTGCCGCTGAGGCTTTCCGAGAAGGGCTTTACCATCGAGATCGGGCGGCTCGACGGCGAGATCGGGCGCGGCTTTCGTATCGTCCAGGTCTCGGTGTCGGATATGGTGAGGCGCCTGCGCGGGATGCTGGGCGTGTCCGAGAAGGGGCGCGATACGGGTATCCTGCAGCTGTCGCTCGTCTCGGATGACCGGCGCCGGGCGGCGCGCGTGCTTGATGCCGTCACCGAGGCCTATGTCCGGCAGAATATCGACCGCAATGCCGCAGAGGCCGCGAGCAGCCTCGATTTCATCCGCGAACAGCTTCCCGAGGCGGTCGAAAGGGTGCGGCAGGCCGAGCTTAAGCTGAATCGCTTCCGTGAGCAGGCCCAGGCCATCGATCTTACCGCCGAGGCGCAGGGGCTTCTGGAACAGTTGCGGGTTCTTGATGCCGAATTGCGGCAACTCGACACCAAGGAAGACGAATTGCAGCGCCGCTTTACGCCGAACCACCCCGAATATCGCAACCTGCTGAACGAGCGTGCCCGCGCCGAGCAGCGCCGCAAGCGGCTGGAGGACGAGGTGGGAGCGCTGCCCGAGACCCAGCGCGAGGTGCTGAACCTGACCCAGGAGCTGGAGCTCGCGCGCGAGATCTATACCCAGCTTCGGGTGCGCGAACAGGAGGTCGCGGTGCTTCGGGCCAGCGCGGTCGGCAATGTGCGGGTGATCGACAGCGCCGAAACCGCGCCCGATCCGGTCAGCCCGCGGGTGGGGTTGACGCTGCTGGTCGGGCTCGTTTTGGGAGCGGTGGCGGCGCTGGCGTGGAGGCTTCTGGCGCAGGCGATCCGCCGGGGCATCCGTGCGCCCGAGGAGATCGAGGCGCTTGGGCTTCCGGTCTTCGCCACGGTGCCGCTGGTGAGCGACATGCCCCGGCAGCGGCCCGGCACCCCACCGCCGATCCTTGCCCGCGACATGCCGCGCGGCCTGGCGGCCGAGGCGTTCCGGTCGCTCCGCACTGCGCTGCGTTTCGGCCTGATCGATGCCGAGCGCCGCAGCATCGCGATCACCGGGCCGACGCCGGATGCGGGCAAGAGCTTCGTCTCGCTCAACCTCGCCATGGTGATGGCCCAGGCCGACCAGAGCGTCTGCCTGATCGATGCCGACATGCGGCGCGGCGAACTCGCCAGGCGGCTGGGCCTGCCCGACGGTCTGCCGGGCCTGTCGGACTATCTCGCGGGCGACACCGAGCTTGACGCGGTGCTGCGACCCGCTCCGGTCGGCGGTCTGAGCCTGATCCCGACCGGGATCTACCCGCCCAACCCCTCCGAGATGATGATGCGGCCGCGCTTTGCCGAGATGATCGAGATGCTTGGCCGCCGCTTCGACTGTGTCATCGTCGACTGCCCGCCGATTCTGGTGGTGACCGATGCCGTCATCGTCGCGCGTGCGGTCGGCGCCACGGTTCTGGTGGCCCGCCACGGCTCCACCGCTCCGGGCGAGATGGCGGCCGCGATGCGGGCGCTCGACGGGGCCGGACGGCCGGCGCATGCGGCGGTGCTGAACGGGTTCGAGCGCCGCCATGCCCGCCCCGGACGAGAAGAGGGATATTACGGCTATGGCTACGGCTACGGTTACAGTTACGAGGCCCCCATCCAACGCGACTGA
- a CDS encoding low molecular weight protein-tyrosine-phosphatase: MKLRILTVCTGNICRSPVAAALLQALRPGAGLSSAGLAAEPGRVADPLTAEVALDLGVDLSGHRARRFSAAMGREADLILAMAPRHCEDIVRIAPELTGRTFLLDHWCGGTGIPDPYGKPRAWHESVVDAILRATESWAERL; encoded by the coding sequence ATGAAACTGCGTATCCTCACGGTCTGCACCGGCAATATCTGCCGATCGCCGGTCGCGGCGGCGCTGCTGCAGGCGCTGCGGCCCGGTGCCGGGCTTTCGTCGGCCGGGCTCGCGGCGGAACCCGGCCGGGTCGCCGATCCGCTGACGGCAGAGGTAGCGCTGGATCTGGGGGTCGACCTCTCCGGGCATCGCGCACGGCGTTTTTCGGCCGCGATGGGCCGCGAGGCCGATCTGATCTTGGCGATGGCGCCGCGCCATTGCGAGGACATCGTTCGGATTGCGCCCGAACTGACGGGCCGCACCTTTCTTCTCGATCACTGGTGCGGTGGCACTGGCATTCCCGACCCCTACGGAAAACCCCGCGCCTGGCATGAGAGCGTCGTCGACGCGATCCTGCGGGCGACAGAGAGCTGGGCTGAGAGACTATGA
- a CDS encoding polysaccharide biosynthesis/export family protein: MFFSLALCGVLSGCATGFVRFPVTEEEQSKLPADVQVIRLDSRNIASFSQPARPPQPTTLPPARDWDYRIGEGDVLSVVVFDHPELTLPLGDERGALDFGFRVQSDGTFFYPFIGQVPARGRRPEEVRADLTRQLADYISDPQLEVRVTGFNSQRVVVAGEVGTPNRQPLTTIPLTLIEAVNAAGGLTELADAERVTVQRGGRLYNVNLDGFLTAGIARNNPLLIAGDTVAVPRRRAKEAYLLGEVDTPSPVDLSQEPITLTQAVARSGGIDELRADARGLFVFRGREEGITVFQLDVSSPGGMLLGTRFLLAPRDVVYITRSPLQRWNDTITGILPTVRTVGQIDDIGD; this comes from the coding sequence ATGTTCTTCTCTCTCGCGCTTTGTGGCGTCCTGTCGGGCTGCGCCACCGGTTTCGTGCGGTTTCCGGTCACCGAGGAAGAGCAGAGCAAGCTGCCCGCGGATGTCCAGGTGATCCGGCTCGACAGCAGAAACATCGCGAGCTTCTCGCAGCCGGCACGACCGCCGCAGCCGACGACCCTGCCTCCGGCCCGGGACTGGGATTACCGGATCGGCGAGGGCGATGTGCTGAGCGTGGTGGTGTTCGACCATCCCGAGCTGACGCTGCCGCTGGGCGACGAGCGCGGCGCGCTCGATTTCGGTTTTCGGGTGCAGTCGGACGGGACCTTCTTCTATCCCTTCATCGGCCAGGTTCCGGCTCGCGGCCGCCGCCCCGAGGAGGTGCGGGCAGATCTGACCCGGCAGCTTGCCGACTATATCTCCGACCCGCAGCTCGAGGTGCGGGTCACCGGTTTCAACTCGCAGCGCGTCGTCGTGGCGGGCGAGGTCGGCACCCCCAACCGGCAACCGCTGACCACCATACCGCTGACCCTGATCGAGGCGGTGAACGCGGCCGGCGGGCTGACCGAACTGGCCGATGCGGAGCGCGTGACGGTGCAGCGTGGCGGCCGACTCTACAATGTCAATCTTGACGGTTTCCTGACCGCCGGGATCGCGCGCAACAACCCGCTGTTGATCGCGGGCGACACCGTGGCGGTTCCGCGACGCCGGGCCAAGGAGGCCTATCTTCTGGGCGAGGTCGATACCCCCTCGCCGGTCGACCTGTCGCAGGAGCCGATCACGCTGACCCAGGCCGTGGCCCGCAGCGGCGGCATCGACGAGCTGCGCGCCGACGCCCGCGGCCTGTTTGTCTTCCGCGGCCGCGAGGAGGGGATCACCGTTTTCCAGCTCGACGTTTCGAGCCCGGGCGGCATGCTGCTGGGGACCCGCTTCCTGCTGGCGCCGCGCGATGTGGTCTATATCACCCGTTCGCCGCTGCAGCGCTGGAACGACACCATCACCGGCATTCTGCCGACGGTGCGCACGGTCGGCCAGATCGACGATATCGGCGACTGA